The following proteins are co-located in the uncultured Draconibacterium sp. genome:
- a CDS encoding alpha-L-arabinofuranosidase C-terminal domain-containing protein, translating to MNIVKKIPLFLLAILMLSENMTAQNARIKIDIDRQIGEVDKNIYGNFVEHLGRCVYGGIYDEGNPLSDEDGIRLDVLEAVKGLNIPITRYPGGNFVSNYNWKDGVGPKDDRPVRMELAWARLESNRFGTNEFVDYARRMNTEPYFAVNMGTGTIKEAQEWVEYCNVKEGPYYAELRKKHGYPEPHNIKYWSLGNEMDGFWQMGHLNAEDYCKKAREAGKLMKLTDPNIKLIAAGASNFRPDNDPHEWNATVLSELKNVVDYIALHMYLGNHEDNYYNFVSAPLVLEERTRIVKGMIAREMEKADRGDRDPIYIAWDEYNIWYRWRAEETMTGTRALEERYNLEDALVIAGFLNAFIRNADVVKMANMAQLVNVIAPIFAEKEGIFLQTIYYPLQLFANNMFGTSLDVFVDCETYNTDKFQLGLAEQATQQNGVPYLDVSAAYNNGEVVIGVINRHKENSITTDILSQEGLFDGEFKIFEVNGPNIKAENNFDKTEVKTIQKESVKLKNEAGFTYEFPPHSFTMLKGKIIQ from the coding sequence ATGAATATTGTAAAGAAAATTCCACTATTTTTATTGGCAATACTAATGCTTTCAGAAAATATGACCGCACAAAATGCCCGTATAAAAATCGATATTGACAGACAAATTGGTGAAGTAGATAAAAATATTTACGGAAACTTTGTTGAACACCTGGGACGATGTGTTTACGGGGGAATTTACGATGAAGGTAATCCATTGTCTGACGAAGATGGAATTCGTTTGGATGTACTGGAAGCGGTAAAAGGCCTGAATATTCCAATTACACGTTATCCGGGAGGAAACTTTGTTTCGAATTACAACTGGAAAGATGGAGTTGGCCCTAAAGACGATCGGCCTGTGCGAATGGAACTGGCCTGGGCGCGTTTGGAAAGCAATCGCTTTGGCACAAATGAATTTGTGGACTATGCCAGGCGAATGAATACTGAACCTTATTTTGCTGTAAACATGGGCACCGGAACCATAAAAGAAGCACAGGAATGGGTGGAGTATTGTAATGTGAAAGAAGGTCCGTATTATGCTGAACTACGCAAAAAACATGGATATCCGGAACCACACAACATAAAATACTGGAGCCTTGGAAACGAAATGGATGGTTTCTGGCAAATGGGTCATTTAAATGCAGAGGATTATTGCAAAAAAGCTCGTGAAGCCGGAAAACTGATGAAATTAACCGATCCAAATATTAAACTTATTGCTGCGGGAGCTTCCAATTTCAGGCCCGATAACGACCCACACGAATGGAATGCAACCGTTCTTTCTGAATTAAAAAATGTGGTTGATTACATTGCTTTGCATATGTACCTTGGAAACCACGAGGACAATTACTACAATTTTGTTTCGGCACCATTGGTACTTGAAGAACGGACAAGAATTGTAAAGGGAATGATAGCCCGGGAAATGGAAAAAGCCGACCGTGGCGACCGCGACCCGATTTACATTGCATGGGATGAATACAACATTTGGTACCGCTGGCGAGCTGAAGAAACCATGACCGGAACACGGGCGCTCGAAGAACGTTACAATTTAGAAGATGCCCTGGTTATTGCCGGATTTCTAAATGCTTTTATTCGAAATGCTGATGTTGTTAAAATGGCGAATATGGCGCAACTGGTAAATGTTATTGCCCCAATTTTTGCTGAAAAAGAGGGTATCTTCCTGCAAACAATATATTACCCGCTACAACTTTTTGCAAACAACATGTTTGGTACCTCGCTTGATGTATTCGTAGATTGTGAAACCTACAACACTGACAAATTTCAACTGGGACTTGCCGAACAGGCGACTCAACAAAACGGAGTACCTTATCTGGATGTTTCGGCAGCATACAACAATGGCGAAGTGGTTATTGGAGTAATAAACCGACACAAAGAGAATTCGATTACAACAGATATTTTGTCGCAGGAAGGACTATTTGATGGTGAATTTAAAATTTTTGAAGTAAACGGCCCGAATATAAAAGCCGAAAATAACTTTGATAAAACGGAGGTGAAAACCATTCAGAAGGAATCAGTTAAACTCAAAAATGAAGCTGGTTTTACATACGAGTTTCCACCCCACTCATTTACAATGTTAAAAGGAAAAATAATACAGTAG
- a CDS encoding glycoside hydrolase family 43 protein, whose amino-acid sequence MNSLRNIATICLLGTILWSCSSGENTEKQKLADNTPKKELNINNPVIKDKFTADPAAMVYNDTVYLYAGHDEAPNDFDFYKMNEWLVYSSTNMVNWTEHPVPLKTTDFSWALGDAWAAQVIQRNNKFYWYVTVSHASINGKAIGVAVSDSPTGPFKDVLGKALITNDMTTEYTSIDWDDIDPTVYIDDDGQAYLFWGNTVCYYAKLKENMIELDGAIHTIDLPHFTEAPWIHKKDDWYYLSYAYQFPEKTAYAMSKSITGPWEYKGILNELAGNSNTNHQSIIEFKNKWYYIYHTGGIQPNGGSFRRSVCIDEMHYNPDGTIQRVIMTSEGIQ is encoded by the coding sequence ATGAACTCATTAAGAAATATAGCAACAATTTGTCTTTTGGGTACGATCCTTTGGAGTTGTTCTTCGGGCGAGAATACTGAAAAACAAAAACTTGCAGACAATACTCCTAAAAAGGAACTCAATATCAATAATCCTGTAATAAAGGACAAATTCACCGCCGATCCGGCAGCAATGGTTTACAACGATACTGTATACCTGTACGCTGGTCACGATGAAGCACCCAACGATTTTGATTTTTATAAAATGAACGAGTGGTTGGTTTATTCATCTACGAATATGGTAAACTGGACAGAACATCCGGTTCCTTTAAAAACCACAGACTTTTCATGGGCTTTGGGCGATGCATGGGCTGCTCAGGTTATTCAAAGGAATAATAAATTTTACTGGTATGTTACGGTTAGTCATGCTTCCATAAACGGAAAAGCCATTGGAGTTGCAGTTTCTGATTCTCCCACCGGGCCATTTAAAGATGTTTTGGGCAAAGCACTGATAACAAATGATATGACCACTGAGTATACCAGTATTGACTGGGATGATATTGATCCGACTGTTTATATCGACGACGATGGACAGGCCTATCTTTTTTGGGGAAACACAGTTTGCTACTATGCCAAGCTAAAAGAAAATATGATTGAGTTGGATGGTGCTATTCATACCATTGACCTCCCCCATTTTACGGAAGCTCCGTGGATACATAAAAAAGACGATTGGTACTATCTTTCCTACGCCTATCAATTTCCTGAAAAGACAGCTTATGCAATGAGTAAATCGATTACAGGCCCCTGGGAATACAAAGGAATTTTAAATGAGTTGGCTGGCAATAGCAACACCAATCACCAAAGTATTATCGAGTTTAAAAACAAGTGGTACTACATTTATCACACAGGAGGAATTCAACCGAATGGAGGTAGTTTCAGACGATCGGTATGTATCGACGAAATGCATTACAATCCGGACGGAACAATTCAAAGAGTAATTATGACATCAGAAGGAATTCAATAA
- a CDS encoding arabinan endo-1,5-alpha-L-arabinosidase: protein MKLFIYILLAFFFVSETSFAQDIIVHDPVMIQQNDNYYVFCTGMGISVWSSKDMKNWNAEKSVFKKAPAWTKEAVKDFQGHMWAPDISYFNNKYYLYYSVSSFGKNTSCIGLATNVTLDPNDPAFKWEDQGMVIQSVPGKTNWNAIDPNLIVAEDGTPYLSFGSFWDGLKLAKLTPDAMAVADDITKIPTIASRKKTISSTNQNVSVEAGSNAIEAPFVFKKGDFYYLFASIDYCCRGVESSYKMIVGRSHRIQGPFLDKNGKDMATGGGNIVLQGDKNWHGVGHNSAYTFNSKDYLVFHGYDANDEGRPKLLIKKMNWDNDGWPVIPNE, encoded by the coding sequence ATGAAATTATTTATATACATTTTACTTGCTTTCTTTTTCGTTTCAGAAACGAGTTTTGCGCAAGATATAATTGTTCACGATCCGGTTATGATCCAACAAAACGACAACTACTATGTTTTCTGCACAGGTATGGGAATCAGTGTTTGGTCGTCAAAGGACATGAAAAACTGGAACGCAGAAAAATCTGTTTTCAAAAAAGCTCCGGCATGGACAAAAGAAGCTGTAAAAGACTTCCAGGGCCATATGTGGGCTCCCGATATTTCGTATTTTAACAACAAATATTATTTGTATTATTCGGTTTCTTCGTTTGGAAAAAATACATCGTGCATTGGTTTGGCAACAAACGTTACACTCGATCCAAACGATCCTGCTTTTAAATGGGAAGATCAGGGAATGGTGATTCAATCGGTTCCCGGAAAGACAAACTGGAATGCGATCGATCCGAACCTAATCGTTGCTGAAGATGGTACGCCTTATTTAAGTTTTGGCTCATTCTGGGATGGGTTGAAGCTGGCAAAACTTACGCCCGACGCAATGGCAGTTGCCGATGATATTACTAAAATCCCAACCATTGCTTCACGTAAAAAAACAATAAGCAGCACAAATCAAAATGTTTCAGTTGAAGCCGGTTCAAATGCCATTGAAGCGCCTTTTGTATTCAAAAAAGGTGATTTCTATTATCTGTTCGCTTCCATTGATTATTGCTGCAGAGGAGTAGAAAGTTCGTACAAAATGATTGTGGGCCGCTCGCACAGGATACAGGGGCCGTTTCTCGACAAAAACGGAAAAGACATGGCAACAGGCGGAGGCAACATTGTGCTGCAGGGTGATAAAAACTGGCACGGTGTAGGTCACAATTCTGCTTACACTTTTAATTCAAAAGATTACCTTGTTTTTCACGGTTATGATGCCAACGACGAAGGACGTCCTAAACTTTTGATCAAAAAAATGAACTGGGACAACGACGGATGGCCTGTAATTCCAAATGAATAA
- a CDS encoding glycoside hydrolase family 43 protein: MRLRYFLFLLFISITTVYFVGCSDDGLDPTGITTKDDDDDEPVNDPDFTIPTYADDYSAIASWSNRNEWNLANVHDPSVAYYNGYYYMYATDASYGNEAAGHGHFQGKRSTDLVNWEWIGGPFYEAPSWVADSLNAIRSRMDLDAIAENDIQYGFWAPVVRRVNVGGQEVLRMYYSIVIENYIKTGNPISASFDGSWTERAFIGMCESTDPAGAVWEDKGFVTTSSSDRGLDYSRASTNDWSGYFYYNAIDPTYIVAPGGKHYLIHGSWHSGFALLQVDAVTGKPLNTLGNPWADNASELSARYGLRIGTRTAGSRWQGSEAPEIIYKDGYYYLFMAYDGLDVPYNTRVVRSTNIEGPYYDITGRNFTNGNGDCYPIVTHPYKFNLSNGWVGIAHCCIFQDENTNDWFYMSQGRLPANVGGNAYSNAIMMGHVRRIVWCPASASEPDNLWPIALPERYAAVPDYGKITKDSLVGTWEHINLKYSYAQQKTATSLSLKADGTMTGALTGNWSYDETKKQLTLGNVIVCVEREVDWEANPRRVTLVYAGTEKNLNATYWGKLKK; this comes from the coding sequence ATGAGACTAAGGTATTTTTTATTTCTTTTATTTATCAGCATAACTACTGTTTACTTTGTAGGATGTAGCGACGATGGTTTAGATCCAACAGGAATCACCACAAAAGATGACGATGATGATGAGCCTGTTAACGACCCGGATTTTACCATTCCAACATATGCCGACGACTATTCTGCAATAGCATCGTGGTCAAACCGAAACGAATGGAATCTGGCAAACGTTCACGATCCATCGGTTGCCTACTACAATGGATACTACTATATGTATGCTACGGATGCTTCGTATGGTAATGAGGCTGCCGGGCATGGTCATTTTCAAGGCAAACGTTCAACCGATTTGGTGAACTGGGAATGGATTGGCGGACCGTTTTATGAGGCACCGTCGTGGGTGGCCGATTCGCTCAATGCCATTCGTTCACGCATGGATTTGGATGCCATTGCCGAAAACGACATCCAGTATGGTTTCTGGGCACCGGTAGTACGTCGGGTTAACGTTGGTGGACAAGAGGTTTTACGTATGTACTACAGCATAGTAATCGAGAACTACATCAAAACGGGTAATCCCATTTCAGCAAGCTTCGATGGAAGTTGGACCGAACGTGCCTTTATCGGCATGTGCGAATCTACAGATCCTGCCGGAGCGGTATGGGAAGACAAAGGTTTTGTAACAACTTCTTCGTCAGATCGTGGCTTGGATTACAGTCGTGCCAGTACAAATGACTGGAGTGGTTATTTTTACTACAATGCCATTGATCCAACTTATATAGTTGCACCCGGAGGGAAACATTACCTGATACATGGCTCGTGGCACAGTGGCTTTGCGCTATTGCAAGTTGATGCTGTTACCGGAAAACCGCTTAATACACTCGGTAATCCATGGGCTGACAATGCCAGTGAGCTTTCAGCCCGATATGGCCTTAGGATTGGGACACGCACTGCCGGCTCGCGTTGGCAGGGTAGCGAAGCTCCGGAGATAATTTATAAAGATGGTTACTATTATTTGTTTATGGCATACGATGGCCTCGATGTACCGTATAATACACGCGTGGTTCGGAGCACAAACATAGAAGGTCCGTATTACGACATCACCGGGCGGAATTTCACCAATGGAAACGGCGACTGCTACCCTATTGTAACTCATCCTTACAAATTTAATCTTAGCAACGGATGGGTAGGTATTGCACACTGCTGTATTTTTCAGGATGAAAATACCAACGACTGGTTTTACATGTCGCAAGGACGATTGCCTGCCAATGTTGGCGGCAACGCGTATTCCAATGCCATTATGATGGGACACGTGCGCCGCATTGTTTGGTGCCCGGCCTCTGCAAGTGAGCCCGATAATCTGTGGCCAATAGCATTACCTGAACGTTATGCTGCTGTACCTGATTATGGAAAAATTACAAAAGACTCGCTTGTTGGAACTTGGGAACACATAAACCTTAAATACAGCTATGCTCAACAAAAGACCGCTACTTCACTTTCTCTAAAAGCCGACGGCACAATGACTGGTGCGCTGACAGGCAATTGGAGTTACGATGAGACCAAAAAGCAACTGACATTGGGCAATGTTATCGTTTGTGTTGAACGCGAAGTGGACTGGGAAGCCAACCCACGCCGTGTGACTCTTGTATATGCCGGAACTGAAAAAAATCTAAACGCCACTTATTGGGGCAAACTAAAAAAATAA
- a CDS encoding alpha-N-arabinofuranosidase gives MNKPKSLVTIFLVLAATTLFAQSKLSLHTDQAKTEISKDIYGHFAEHLGRCIYGGIYVGENSEISNTRGFRDDVISALKEMDIPVLRWPGGCFGDTYHWKDGIGPREERPSMVNIHWGGVTEDNSFGTHEFLDFCEIIGAEPYININVGSGTVQEASEWVEYVTSSNVSPMTDLRKKNGREEPWNVKYWGIGNENWGCGGNMTPEYYSDLYNRFASYCGGAKYKIAGGPNVADYNWMEVVMQKTSRHRGLVQGVSLHNYTFTTAWEDKGHATDFGEKEWISVMNNTLKMETLVNRHSIIMDKYDPAKRVGLIVDEWGNWFNVEEGTNPGFLYQQNTLRDALVAGINLNIFNNHADRVKMANIAQTVNVLQSVILTKEDEMVLTPTYYVFKMYSVHQNAKLIPSNLKTGTYELEGKKVPAVHVSASTKDNVVSVTLCNLNPNKSESIDIDITGEEFSSASGQIITSENMNDFNDFGRKETVNLKSFDVAKPKDGKLTVELPSKSVVLVQLK, from the coding sequence ATGAACAAACCAAAATCACTAGTAACTATTTTTTTAGTACTTGCAGCAACTACTCTTTTTGCTCAAAGTAAACTTTCACTTCACACCGATCAGGCTAAAACCGAAATAAGCAAAGACATTTACGGACATTTTGCCGAACATCTGGGACGCTGTATTTACGGCGGTATTTATGTTGGAGAAAATTCGGAAATTTCAAATACCCGTGGTTTTCGCGACGATGTAATAAGTGCACTCAAGGAAATGGATATTCCGGTACTGCGCTGGCCCGGAGGATGTTTTGGAGATACTTACCACTGGAAAGACGGAATTGGTCCGCGCGAAGAACGTCCTTCAATGGTAAATATTCACTGGGGCGGAGTTACAGAAGACAACAGTTTTGGAACACACGAATTCCTCGATTTTTGTGAGATTATCGGCGCCGAACCATATATCAATATTAATGTTGGATCGGGAACTGTTCAGGAAGCTTCTGAATGGGTAGAATACGTTACTTCATCAAACGTTAGTCCGATGACTGACCTTCGGAAAAAGAATGGCCGTGAAGAGCCATGGAATGTAAAATACTGGGGAATTGGTAATGAAAACTGGGGATGCGGAGGAAACATGACTCCTGAATATTATTCTGATTTATACAACCGTTTTGCAAGTTATTGTGGCGGTGCCAAATATAAAATTGCCGGCGGCCCGAACGTTGCTGACTATAACTGGATGGAAGTGGTAATGCAAAAGACATCGCGCCACAGAGGACTTGTGCAGGGAGTTTCGTTACACAACTATACTTTTACAACTGCATGGGAAGACAAAGGTCATGCAACCGATTTTGGCGAAAAAGAATGGATTTCTGTTATGAATAATACCTTAAAAATGGAAACCCTGGTTAATCGTCATTCAATCATCATGGACAAATACGATCCGGCAAAACGAGTTGGACTAATTGTTGACGAATGGGGAAACTGGTTTAACGTGGAAGAAGGAACAAATCCGGGATTTTTGTATCAGCAAAATACTTTGCGTGATGCTTTGGTAGCCGGTATCAATCTGAATATTTTTAACAACCATGCCGATCGTGTTAAAATGGCTAACATTGCACAAACTGTAAATGTTTTGCAATCGGTAATTTTAACCAAAGAAGATGAAATGGTGTTGACACCAACTTACTATGTATTTAAAATGTACAGCGTTCACCAAAATGCCAAATTAATTCCATCGAACCTGAAAACAGGAACATATGAATTAGAAGGTAAAAAAGTGCCTGCTGTGCATGTATCCGCATCAACAAAAGACAATGTGGTTTCTGTTACGCTTTGTAATCTGAATCCAAACAAAAGCGAATCAATCGATATCGATATAACCGGTGAAGAATTTTCTTCTGCATCGGGTCAGATAATTACATCTGAAAACATGAATGATTTTAATGATTTTGGTAGGAAGGAAACGGTTAACTTAAAATCGTTTGATGTTGCAAAACCAAAGGACGGGAAACTAACGGTTGAGCTTCCATCAAAGTCAGTTGTACTTGTACAGTTGAAATAA